One stretch of Muribaculum intestinale DNA includes these proteins:
- a CDS encoding glycosyltransferase — MDSNDKVIGLFNDSFPPVLDGVTLTVENYVHWLTTMGYKSCVVTPWNPVMPSHDGFDLYRFFSLPIPSRAPYRYGYPKVDPFIWRKLRRTPFSLVHSHCPFSSGRLALYSSRYHDVPLVATFHSKYRTDLEHSLPPWMVKRIMKRVLDFFNAADEVWIPQAQVEDTVREYGYKGRLTVVENGIDLAMENFDSILDFKAESRRRIGIDRSEMLLLFVGQHIWEKGVEVIIRAISMLRDLPVRMAFIGTGYAVDDMKSLIRSLGVEDRVTLHGVIRDRDTLKQYYAAASLFLFPSFYDNAPLVVREAAMMGTPSILLHGATAAEVIVDGENGFLANRTPESYAALIRELYNNPERIDIAAKGASSTLTRSWRDVMEEVVQRYNEIIERHVRRKK, encoded by the coding sequence GTGGATAGCAATGATAAGGTAATAGGGCTGTTCAACGACAGCTTTCCTCCGGTGCTCGACGGAGTAACGCTCACTGTCGAGAATTATGTGCACTGGCTCACGACGATGGGTTACAAATCCTGTGTCGTGACGCCGTGGAACCCTGTCATGCCATCTCATGACGGTTTTGACCTTTATCGGTTCTTCTCACTCCCGATACCTTCCAGGGCGCCTTATCGTTATGGCTATCCTAAAGTCGATCCCTTTATATGGAGAAAGCTGCGGCGCACACCATTTTCTCTTGTCCATAGTCACTGTCCGTTTTCTTCAGGGCGTTTGGCATTGTATTCATCGCGATACCATGATGTTCCGCTTGTGGCCACTTTTCACTCCAAGTATCGCACCGATCTGGAGCATTCTCTTCCCCCCTGGATGGTAAAGCGGATAATGAAGCGTGTACTTGATTTTTTCAATGCAGCCGATGAGGTGTGGATACCGCAGGCTCAGGTAGAGGATACCGTCAGAGAATATGGCTACAAAGGGCGTCTCACTGTAGTCGAAAACGGTATTGACCTCGCGATGGAGAATTTCGACAGTATACTTGACTTCAAGGCCGAGTCGCGCCGCCGTATTGGGATTGACAGGTCTGAGATGCTTTTGCTTTTCGTAGGGCAGCACATCTGGGAGAAAGGAGTCGAGGTAATTATACGCGCAATATCCATGTTGAGGGATTTGCCTGTCAGAATGGCATTTATCGGCACAGGCTATGCTGTCGACGATATGAAATCGCTCATCCGCTCTCTTGGTGTTGAAGACCGTGTCACACTCCATGGAGTCATCCGCGATAGGGATACACTGAAACAATACTATGCAGCTGCAAGTCTTTTTCTCTTTCCGTCATTTTATGACAACGCACCTCTTGTAGTAAGGGAAGCCGCAATGATGGGCACCCCCTCGATATTGCTCCACGGGGCCACGGCTGCCGAGGTTATTGTCGACGGGGAAAATGGCTTTCTCGCAAATCGTACTCCTGAGAGCTATGCCGCATTGATTCGTGAACTATACAACAATCCCGAGCGTATCGATATTGCCGCCAAAGGCGCCTCGTCTACTCTCACGCGTTCATGGCGTGATGTGATGGAAGAGGTTGTCCAACGTTATAACGAGATTATTGAACGCCATGTCCGACGAAAAAAATAA
- a CDS encoding TatD family hydrolase, whose protein sequence is MLVDTHTHIYLPEEFQDTDEVIDRAVKAGVGHMILPNVDMLTLQPMLALHERYPELTSVAVGLHPTEVDCGFENVLGHMRAILDNPPVGLCAVGEIGIDLYWDTTHRSEQREVFATQCRWAVEKDLPVIIHCREGLDDTLEVLSGLDATPRGVFHSFGGSADDVDRIRRVGDFYFGINGIVTFKNSRLRDVLTDIGIDRILLETDSPYLAPVPHRGHRNESAYVALVAHTVADSLGIDYDDVCRRTTVNAMTLFGIMGRVTDATAFKTVQVQSD, encoded by the coding sequence ATGCTCGTAGACACTCACACACATATCTATCTTCCTGAAGAATTTCAGGATACCGACGAGGTCATTGACCGTGCGGTCAAGGCCGGGGTAGGGCATATGATATTGCCAAATGTCGACATGCTTACGCTCCAGCCCATGCTGGCTCTACACGAGCGTTATCCTGAACTCACATCAGTCGCAGTCGGACTTCATCCTACTGAGGTCGATTGCGGTTTTGAGAATGTGCTCGGTCACATGCGCGCTATTCTCGACAATCCACCGGTCGGCCTGTGTGCAGTTGGAGAAATCGGAATAGATCTTTACTGGGATACTACACACCGCTCCGAGCAGCGCGAGGTGTTTGCCACCCAGTGTCGCTGGGCTGTTGAAAAAGACCTGCCTGTAATAATCCATTGTCGCGAAGGGCTTGATGACACTCTCGAAGTGCTTTCCGGTCTTGATGCCACTCCACGGGGCGTTTTCCATAGTTTCGGAGGCTCGGCCGATGATGTCGACCGGATACGCCGCGTAGGAGATTTCTACTTTGGAATCAACGGTATTGTCACTTTTAAAAACAGCAGGTTGCGCGATGTGCTTACTGATATAGGTATCGACCGGATTCTTTTGGAGACCGACTCGCCATATCTCGCTCCCGTGCCACATCGCGGACATCGCAATGAGTCGGCTTATGTCGCTTTGGTTGCTCATACGGTTGCGGATTCTCTTGGTATTGATTATGATGATGTGTGCCGCCGTACTACCGTGAATGCAATGACTCTTTTTGGTATCATGGGGCGAGTCACGGATGCAACTGCATTCAAGACTGTTCAGGTGCAGTCTGATTAA
- a CDS encoding polyprenyl synthetase family protein, with translation MNTKEWYADYINQTVNDIKYPVEPEGLYAPIAYTLASGGKRLRPMLLLAACEACGASADSAVNQALGIEMYHNFTLLHDDVMDRADVRRGRPTVHVKWDDSTAILSGDAMLTMAGRLVMKVVDDKILRPVMELFNTTAMEVYEGQQYDMDFEHRDDVTIDEYLNMIRLKTSVLLGAACKLGAIVAGADAATADSLYEYGTMLGLAFQLQDDYLDTFGDPAVFGKAIGGDILNDKKTYLLISALRCGDDAVASEIASMFGVRSDHKIERIRQLYVEYGIDRLCREAIDYYSDMAEKSVLATDLPADAKEFFVDIARKSRARSK, from the coding sequence ATGAATACAAAGGAATGGTATGCCGACTATATCAATCAGACTGTAAATGACATAAAATATCCCGTTGAGCCGGAGGGCCTGTATGCTCCTATCGCCTATACTCTCGCCTCCGGAGGCAAACGTCTTCGTCCGATGCTGCTGTTGGCCGCATGTGAGGCATGTGGTGCAAGTGCCGACAGTGCGGTAAACCAGGCGTTGGGTATAGAGATGTATCATAATTTTACTCTTCTGCATGATGATGTGATGGACCGTGCTGATGTGCGTCGCGGCAGGCCCACTGTCCATGTCAAATGGGATGACAGTACCGCCATACTCTCCGGAGATGCCATGCTGACAATGGCCGGACGACTTGTTATGAAAGTCGTGGATGACAAAATACTGCGTCCGGTAATGGAGCTGTTCAATACCACTGCGATGGAGGTGTACGAAGGGCAGCAGTACGACATGGATTTCGAGCACCGTGATGATGTCACTATTGACGAGTATCTCAATATGATACGGCTCAAGACTTCAGTTTTGCTCGGAGCTGCATGCAAGCTCGGAGCGATTGTGGCCGGAGCCGATGCGGCCACAGCTGACAGCCTTTATGAATATGGCACGATGCTTGGACTTGCCTTCCAGCTGCAGGATGACTATCTTGACACATTTGGCGATCCGGCTGTGTTCGGCAAGGCCATTGGCGGTGACATCCTCAATGACAAAAAAACATATCTGCTTATTTCTGCACTCCGTTGCGGCGACGATGCCGTTGCCTCGGAAATCGCGTCAATGTTTGGTGTGCGGTCTGACCATAAAATAGAGCGCATACGTCAACTGTATGTTGAGTATGGTATTGACCGTCTTTGCCGTGAGGCAATTGATTATTACAGTGATATGGCAGAGAAGTCGGTGCTTGCCACAGACTTGCCTGCCGACGCCAAGGAATTTTTTGTAGATATTGCGCGGAAATCGCGTGCCCGTTCAAAATAA
- a CDS encoding exonuclease domain-containing protein — protein MDNFIAIDVETANNQPTSICAIGAVLVIDGIIKSTFYELVRPEPNWYIRYFSTSIHGIYPNDTENCSGFSLVWSRMADTFAVYGADMETIPFVAHNKSFDEKCIRACHRIYSMTWPDNPFFCTLSAARRSIRRADIGGSYSLPCVANYLGIPFDNHHNAQADALACAKIAMCLL, from the coding sequence ATGGATAATTTCATCGCCATAGATGTAGAGACGGCAAACAACCAGCCGACGAGTATCTGTGCCATAGGTGCCGTCCTTGTAATTGATGGCATTATCAAGAGTACATTTTACGAACTGGTGCGTCCTGAGCCTAACTGGTACATCCGCTATTTTTCCACAAGTATCCACGGTATATATCCTAATGATACTGAAAACTGTAGCGGGTTTTCACTCGTGTGGAGTCGTATGGCCGACACTTTTGCCGTATATGGAGCCGATATGGAAACAATTCCGTTTGTGGCCCACAATAAGAGTTTTGATGAGAAATGTATCCGTGCATGTCATCGCATTTATTCAATGACATGGCCCGACAATCCATTCTTCTGCACTTTGTCGGCTGCACGTCGGTCAATACGCCGAGCTGACATCGGAGGTAGCTATTCACTGCCGTGTGTGGCCAATTATCTTGGCATCCCTTTTGACAATCACCATAATGCACAGGCTGATGCTCTTGCCTGCGCAAAAATTGCAATGTGTCTGTTATGA
- a CDS encoding 4-hydroxy-3-methylbut-2-enyl diphosphate reductase produces the protein MRVEIDQASGFCNGVVTAIRKAEQELDSSNRLYCLGDIVHNSDEVERLCSRGLVTITHDDLHSLHGVKVLLRAHGEPPSTYATAKANDIDIIDATCPVVLHLQKRIRESYDRRSPGQQIVIYGKRGHAEVNGLVGQTDGEAVVVEDVAGLDRLDFNRDIILYSQTTKSVHGFHEMIREIERRKSPDTRFEYVDTICRQVANRVPQLRAFAAEHEVILFVSGRKSSNGRFLYGECHDVNPMTYFISNPDEIQPDWISEVESIGICGATSTPRWLMEQVRDRINQLQPNG, from the coding sequence ATGAGGGTTGAGATTGATCAGGCCTCCGGATTCTGCAACGGTGTTGTGACGGCCATACGCAAGGCCGAGCAGGAACTCGACTCGTCCAACAGGCTTTATTGTCTTGGCGACATTGTGCACAATAGCGACGAGGTAGAACGTCTGTGCAGTAGGGGACTGGTCACCATCACGCATGATGATCTCCATTCGCTGCATGGAGTCAAAGTGCTCCTGCGTGCCCACGGCGAGCCTCCGTCGACCTATGCTACTGCAAAAGCCAACGATATAGATATTATCGACGCCACATGTCCAGTCGTGTTGCATCTGCAGAAGCGCATACGCGAAAGTTATGACCGACGTTCCCCCGGTCAGCAGATTGTAATATATGGCAAGCGCGGGCATGCCGAGGTTAACGGACTGGTCGGGCAGACCGACGGCGAGGCTGTCGTGGTCGAGGATGTTGCCGGGCTTGACAGGCTCGACTTCAACCGCGACATAATATTATATAGCCAGACTACCAAATCCGTGCATGGCTTTCACGAAATGATTCGTGAAATAGAGCGCCGGAAATCTCCTGATACGCGTTTCGAGTATGTCGACACGATATGTCGTCAGGTAGCCAACCGTGTGCCTCAGCTCAGGGCTTTTGCTGCCGAGCATGAGGTGATTCTCTTTGTCAGCGGACGTAAATCCAGCAACGGACGATTCCTCTATGGCGAATGCCATGATGTAAATCCGATGACATATTTTATCTCCAATCCAGATGAAATACAGCCCGACTGGATTTCAGAGGTTGAAAGTATCGGCATATGCGGCGCCACATCTACCCCCCGCTGGCTGATGGAGCAGGTAAGAGATCGTATAAATCAGCTTCAGCCTAATGGATAA
- the cmk gene encoding (d)CMP kinase — protein MSSSDNKIIIAIDGYSSSGKSSMARALASSIGYRYVDSGAMYRAVTLWGLRRGIVSDGTVDEEALIAALPDIAIDFQPIPGEGQHTLLCGEDVESEIRSLRVSDNVSQVAVIPAVRHHLVALQQQFGREKGIVMDGRDIGTTVFPDAEMKVFVDASAETRAHRRFLELQQKGMEATYEDVLANVKQRDHIDTTRAESPLTKASDAISLDNSDMTIAEQNEWLIELYNRILAAKR, from the coding sequence ATGTCATCATCTGACAACAAGATTATAATCGCCATCGATGGATATTCATCATCCGGGAAGAGTTCTATGGCGCGTGCTTTGGCATCATCAATCGGCTACCGTTATGTCGACTCAGGCGCCATGTACCGTGCTGTAACATTATGGGGGCTGCGTCGTGGTATTGTATCTGACGGCACTGTGGATGAAGAGGCCCTTATTGCTGCCTTGCCCGATATTGCCATAGATTTCCAACCGATTCCCGGTGAGGGGCAGCATACGTTGCTGTGTGGTGAGGATGTCGAGAGTGAGATACGTTCTCTGAGGGTGTCCGACAATGTCTCTCAAGTCGCGGTTATTCCGGCTGTGCGTCATCATCTCGTCGCTCTTCAGCAGCAGTTCGGCAGGGAAAAAGGCATTGTGATGGATGGACGCGATATCGGCACCACTGTTTTCCCTGATGCTGAGATGAAGGTGTTTGTTGACGCATCGGCAGAGACGCGTGCACATCGCCGTTTCCTTGAACTCCAGCAGAAAGGCATGGAAGCCACATATGAGGATGTGCTTGCCAATGTAAAGCAACGCGACCATATCGATACAACTCGCGCTGAAAGTCCGCTGACAAAGGCCTCGGATGCCATAAGCCTCGACAACAGCGACATGACTATTGCTGAACAAAACGAGTGGCTCATAGAACTCTATAATCGTATTTTAGCTGCAAAACGATGA